The nucleotide window accaaaccgaaaaaccgaatgcacacccctacaaCTGCCTTTGTGAGAATGTCAGTTGGTTGTTCTATAGAGGGAAGATAGATAGTAACAAGCAACTCATCCTGAATCATGAAGTGACAGTCAATGTCAATATGTTTTGTCCTCTCATGAAACACATCAATTTGAAGAGCTGAAGTACTGTCAGAAAAGAGGGAGAGAGGTTGTGAAATGCTAACACCAAGTTCCTGAAATAAACCAACAAGCCAAACTATCTGAAGACATAGTTCTATACTCAGCTTCTGTTGAACTCCTAGAGACTGTGAGTTGCTTCTTTGATTTCCATGAAATAGGAGACCCTTCATACTGAACTAAATAACCTGTGATGGATCTTCTACGATTGATACTGGCACCCCAATCAGCATCATCAGAAAAAACCTGAGGACATCAGAATTCCCATGCTGGCTTTAGGTATCTTACTAGCCTAAGTGCAGCACTTCTTAGGTAAACTGACTTTAACATTGAACTGCAAATGAAATGGCTTGTCTAGTGATGGTCAGGTACAACAACCTCCCAACTAATCTCTAATAACTGGTAGGGTCTGCAAGTGAAGGATCATGATCACTAGATGATATGTTAGCATCAAATTTAGTGGTAGTGAGTTTTAGGTTCATTCCATTAGAGTAGAGACTGGTTTAGCTCTTGCTAACCCATGTCTGATATGAGTTCCAAAGCATATTTCCTCTGATGTATTAGAATATCTTCATCACTTCTAGCAAACTCTAGGCCAAGAAAGTATCTAAGTCCTCCCAGATCTTTGATCTTAAAGCTTCCTTAGTCTCATGTATCATAAGAGGATCATTTCTTGTTAGCAGCAAGTCATCCACATAAATGAGTACTATGACTAGTTTGTCTCCTTTCTTCTTGGTAAACAATGAATAGTCCCTAGTACTGTGGTGAAAACCTAATGCAACCAAAGTAGTACTAAGCTTAATATTCTATTGCCTAAAGGCTTGTTTGAGCCCATAGAGTGATTTCAGTAACCTACATGCTTGATTATTCCCAGACTTATGGTGAAAATCATCAGGAAACTTCATATATACTTCCTCATACAAGTCTCCTTGCAAGAAGGCATTGTATACATCCATTTGGTGAATAGGCCAATGACGGGCAACTGCAAGAGAAACTACTAACCTTATAGTAGCCATTTCACCGCAGAGGAGAAAGTCTCTTGATAGTCAAAACCCTCTTTTTGATTGTATCCTTTGCCAACTTATCTAGCTTTGAATCATTCTACTGTACTATCAACATTGTATTTGATCTTATAAACCCATCTACATCCTATAACTGTCTTCCTTTTAGGCAGTTCAACCACTTCCCATGTTTTGTTATCTTCTAGAGCTTTAATGTCACACTTCATAACTTATATCCACTTGACATCCTTAGCAGCTTCTGTGTAGCTGGTAGGTTCTATATCAGTGGAGAATTTAGAGAAAAACTCTGGTAGTGAGGTGACAAATCAGTATAATCCACAAATGAGGCATTGGAGTAAAGGCGGCCATTGGTACTCGTTTTGGTCACATAGTTCTGATGCAAAATAGGGGGTCTAACACCTCTAGTGGTTCTTCTCATTGAAGGGGTGATGCCTGTAGAAACAGGATCTATAGGAGGAACATGCTCTTGGTCAACCTCTTGAGAAACAGGTGGTGATGTAGTGTTTGTAGAAGTGGAAGTGAGCATTGGCACAATAGTAATTGTAACCAAgtcatcaaaatcaaattggCTGTGAGCATGCATTTGAATCTGTTGATCAGTGACAGTACCTTTGAAAGGAAATACATCCTCCATGAACACTACATTCCTACTGATAAAGAAGCACCTATTTTCTAGATCATAAAACTTATAGCCCTTTTGAGTAGTTCCATAGTCCACTAAAACAACTCTTACAACCCTTGgactaaatttatcatttttgagAAGGTTTGTGGCAAAACACAAGCACCCTATAACTTTCAGATAGTAAAAAGAGGTGGATTTCCATATAATTTTGTTAATAGAGAGACATCTTCTAGGACAGTGGAGGATATCCTATTTAGAACATATACATCAGCTTGAACACAAAGACCCCAAACCTGTCTAGAAAACTAGTTCAGAATTTGATTGCCCTGGCAGTTTCAAGAATATGCCTATTGTCTCCTTTTCACCATACCATTCTACTACGGTATGTATGGACATGAACTTTCATGTTCAACACCATAAAGTTGGAACAAAGTCTTACAATTGACATTAAAGAACTCAGATCCATTGTCAGATCTAGCTCTCTTGACCTTGGTATCAAACTGAGTTTCAACATCAATAAAAATTGTTtcaacaaaccaacaacatCAAACTTAAGCCTCATTAAAAAAGTCGATGTCTACCTTGAATAATCGTCTACAATAGTCAAGAAATACCTCATTCcattaaaaagaattattttataAGGACTCCAAACATCCATGTGCATTAATTGGAAAAGATATGTAGATTTGCTAGTACTATGTGGGAAGGGTAACCTAGTCTATCTGGCAAATGGACAAACTTCACAATTGTGCATTGCAAACTTATTACCAAGACTATGAAAAACAGGAATCTTCCTAAGTACATTTATGGGAACATGAAAAAACTTTTAAGCCAGACACCACCATCAGTTTTTTTGTGTGACAGCTAAACATCTTTGTGGGACTCTATCCTCATCTCCCAGTTGTGAGCACAGTGTGTAAAGGCCATTCTCCTCCTTACCAATCACCCTCACCCTCCCAGATTAGAGGTCATGAAACACAACATTGTGGAAAAAAAGTGACACAACAATTCAAGCCTTTCGTCACCTGTGAAACTAACATAAGATTGAAATTGAATATTGTTGATACATTTCTAAGAATATCACCTCCTCCAATGTGGTAATCTTCAATGTGTGACACTTGGAAGATGTACCAGTGGGGGCAGTTGGACATGCCTTGCATTCGTCTATCAGGCCTTCATGATGTAGCAAATGAGGATCACCTATCATATGGTGGGAAGTATCAGTATCCACAATCTAATGTATTAAATCAAATTGAggcataaaaaattatttgccaTGTTAGAGTCCAATGTATGTTACTAATAGTAGTTTGATCCAGCATTTTAAGCAGCTGCTCGCAAACTATTAACCTTGTTAAACTTCTCCTTCAAGTTCTCCCAAATCAAATGTGCATCTGAATAAAAAAGAACACCATTATGTAAATCCTTACTTACATTGCATAGAATCCACACAAAACTACAATGGCATTGCATTGATCCCACAATTGTGTCAAGTCCCCCAAGAATTGTGCTCGCATTACTGTGTCATCAACAAATCCAACTTTTTTCTTCCCAAGCAGTGCTAGTTGCTTGTTCATTCTCATTGAGATTTAGGTCAATTCAGATTAATATTTAGGTACCTATAttacctctttttttttctactttcacCATAGCCTTGCTCCACAAGGTGTAATTGTCAGATCCTATGAGCATGATGTCCACATTAAGTGATCCAGGTGAATCAGACGGATAGATGTACAAAGGATGACGATGATCAATGGTAGATACAGTTATGGCAGTGCCTAGTTGAATCCCTGCAGCAACCCGAGGAATGTCCATTGAaaccttaaaaaaatgaaaaggaaccAGAAAACTGAAAAATTGCTCTGAGCTGATGAAGACTCAAATTCTTCACAGAATGAGAAGGAAATCTCTCAAAGTAAGCTCGATTttctctgataccatgttaactTTGTGGATTCTGGGCATAATCCAGAAATCTAGAGAGAACAAGAGTAATTAATTTACAGAGATAATTTTATCCTTCATTGATTGATTGGCATGTATTTATATAATGCTACAACAACTTAGCTAGTTAACTAACTCTGACTAATTGCAACTAACATTATAACTAACTACACTATTTGCATCACTAACAGTGCAATACAAATCAATTCTAACTGATTCATCAAGGAACTCCTACACACTTATTTAACTCCTTCACATGCTTAGACAATTAAATTAGTTACTATTCTATATGAGTATATTACCCCTCCGTTTTTAgtaacaaataatatattatcttTTAGTTTACGAATCTGTTATTTGCTTTTTATATTTCAGCCATCTGGTGGTTCAATAATACGTATATAGTCATTTGTAGTATTTAGAactttagataattaatttattgtagGAGTGTTAAAAATGAGCCCATATATAGGTAACTCATCCAATTCACTCAAAATTTTAAGGGTTGtactcaagataatttgaattgtatTCAATCTCAGCTCATtcaagtctaaaccattttaaGATAATCCTCAATTGAGCCCAATGTAATCTCCTGTTTCAACCTGttttaagactctttatttgcatCATTGATGTAATGTATGTTCCTATATTGCAAAAAGTATGAATTACcatctattttatatcttttaggatttatctatcaatttataacttcttttttaaaaaatcttggTTTGAAatgttataaaaattaaataacaatatgttaaaattattgagattaagcgaGTCAAATTGGACGAGTAATGACCCAACCCGATTTTTAGTCCATTTGAGCCCAAAATAAACTTAGGCTGGTCATGACCcaacataatttttatttcaacccattttaatatctctaaTTTTACTCAATtcgcccatttgacacccctaattTCTTGTATTCTAGATTTCTTGATGACTTGTAGTATTTTTAGCTATGTATTTGCTATATCTCAAAGTTTTTGAAGTTGTCTACACCGGGATGTATCATGTACGACCCTGTAGATGAAATGTATGGCCATGGCTCACTTCGTGAATCAAAAGTTTCTTATTAAACAAGTGTCCAAAGTTTTCTACGATCATAAATATCTGAAGTTAAAACActctttattttaaaacaaaaaaaataatatacttgtaaaattaaagaagagTTTCACAACACTATATTGGAAATCGCAGAACattaatttttgagatttttgtaaGTAAAATACGCCTTAtataaggttttttttttgtgtgtgtaattttttttcattcaatgGTCAAAACCCGCATTAAAATCTCAACTAAATACATTAGGCAAGTCTGTTAGGAATGATAAGTATGTCATCAAAAGATGACATGCATGAATGCATTCACATGGGAAGCTTCAATGATCCACACGCTATTAAGATTTTCTTGATCAAGTGCAAAATAAAACCCAATAATAGGCGTAACAATCATATTATTTgaatacatttattttatttggaataAATAATGTAGATATTTATGGAATCTCAAGATAGTGTAcacaaattagaatttgaaaactttgaatgtcatattataatatttttgctCTTTATTTGGTAGAAACAAGTAGAGATTTAAGATTCAAATAAGTCGtcttttttattgtaattttttcatatatttttttaaatataaactgttaattaattattatgatttatagtacaCTTTGCATAATTTTTAACTATGTAATATTAGTTTTAGAAACTTAAATGTTTCATACTTAAATTCATaactaaaattgaattattagaCTATATCAAAATTCGAATGAtgacacataaaataaattaaatttaaaaaaacttataagGCAGTTAAGTACCTGtctattttaacaaattaagaaCATTTTATTACTTATTAACTATACTAATATTgaataactatataaaataataataataattaaatttagagTTCTAAAAcattatcaataaaatcaatttaagaAGATATATCtctaatcaaaattttcaatagaaatatatcaaatcaacaaaaaacCAAGTTGTTTGGAAATAGAACAACATGCATGTAGTATTGTTGATAACAAAGTGAACTTGATTTACTATTTGTTGTCTTAAACATAATTTATCAGGTGAATTAGAAACTAAGTCTCGAGACCTAATGCGGACAAcctatataaatatgagagaTTGCaacaaagacaaaaataaatggGAGAATTAAAGaagtaaaaaaggaaagaaattaatagctgaaataaaatatgaaagaagaaaaaaaaaagggaaagaaataaaaagcaTAAATAAAGTTGAAAGAGGAGTCAAAGTTCTCTTATTGGATGAAATTTCTTTCATGGAAGGAAATTAGATATTTTCTTGTGGGAAGCCAAGTTCTATTTGAAGTAAACATCCTAATTTGTAATATACTATGGTATGACAAATCTTCAgcatatatatatgacataaatATCATTAAAAGTCGCACCTATTccatattcataaaatttatcatCTTGAGAGTAATAGTCATTATCTATTGGAGCGAAATCATAAGAGTTTGTCGCAATAACATTGGAACctaattcatgaattttgtttgaGTTTGTATTGTTGAATACTTTCTCCAttcctatttacttgtccaattttaatttgacataCCTATTATGAGAACAAcaattgatatagtgagtttatcattttacctctATAAATTGATAGAGttacaaatatatttactcACTACATTTCCCAAAGACAATAactcaatattaataaattgaggatataatagaaaaaagaaaattattctttcttgatttgtcaaaaatgacaagtaaaaggcgaaatcaaatttgaaattatttgacaagtaaatagaaACAGAGGAGTATTAGTTTGGTAAGTTAAAGACTAGAGTTATTAGTCTTTGCTAAAGACTTCGGGTGCACCAataaacttaaaagaaaaataaagaaataaggaaGGCTCTAGCTGGATTCAAACTCTAGTCTTGTGGATGGTTTCTCTAGCTTGTACCAACAACACAAGGTCACTCCTATACAACTATACTCATCATGATTGCATTGTTAATTATATCCTAATTGTTGTTATTTCTCAAGATAGATACACATATATACACATGATTTTCGAAGTTAACGGGTGTACGTGCACCAACTCATTGAATATATGGGTCCGCCTCTCATTGAAAGTTAGTGTTATTAGTCTTTAATTTGTTGAGTTGTTCCAAGGTTATTATTGAGTTGTAATAATTTTCTAGATTGAAAGGAGTAGTTGTGTGGATGAATTTTGTAACAAAAAACGAATTTAATTTCTAAAAGTAATTAGAACAGTTTGAGTGAACTTTTAGTCAAGGTACTTTAATGAATCCCTTAGATTAATAAGTTGTAATTTGAAATGCTGATCTTGTGAAGTTAGTAGAAATTGGTGGTTGAAATTCTATattgtataattaatgcaatataaaatattaaaaataattattattttaatatattaaaagtaacaagtaaaattacaaatttgttATTAAAATAGTGAACGAATAGAAATACTCCCTTATAGCTGatccataatacttgtcatttcataaaatcagtgcataaattatcatattcttccttttttacccttgtgagttattagcctagaaaatatacatttgactaacttagaaaaactaagtaaatgattcatgttctttggttaaattaattaatcaaaataaattaattcatattcattgattgaaaacttgatcCACAAAagttaaataagggtagaagggtaaagttatatcatttcttaatgcaggtgcaaagtaaaaatatgaaatataaaatgagacggaggaagtaataAAGAAAGTAATTTAGAGAGTATAGTTTATATACGTTGTTATTGTTgtgataaatgaaaaaaatacatttatggGAACACGTTATTAATGGTGTTTGAATTATGTAACGCAACTTTACACGGAAAACTTGACTACTTACTCCTCAATCAATTCAACCAACCTAACAAACCTTCTTCATGTACAAACATTCCACATTTTCATTATCAAAGAATATGATGCAATAGATGAGActgtttttcttataaatagatattttaGGTTCAAATTCTATATGTGAGCAAATATTTGATAAGAAGCGTTTTTCTCCGAATGAGACAcgcaaatttaaaataattgaacttTAATGTGGATCCCAAACgcgaaaagaaaaagagacatTACACAGTTTCAGGCGGGAAAGGGTTTTTATGTCATTTGCTGATCCCGCGTCAACTTTGGCGTCTTCCATCACATTACCACTGTCTTACTAAAACCATCACACCTAAACTTCTCCCTTTTCCACCGAAACCATCAAGAACTTTCCTCCTCTCTTCTtccttcaacttgcccacttcCCAtccatatatatagatatatatctTCGCCAATAATTTCTCTATATTTACAATTACAGATAGTCGATCTCTTTTGCATTATTTACCATGGATAACGATACCCCAAGCATGATTCATGATCCATTGATTGATTCcacaggagaaggaggctatgCATTAAGTGGCAAAATTATGTTAAGTGCTATTGTTATCTTATTCGCTGTTGTTGTTTTCATGGTGGGTCTTCATTTATATGCTCGTTGGTACCTTCTATCTCAACGCCGCCGTGAACTCCTTCGCCGCCGTAGGGTCCACCATCGACGGACCCATATTGTTTTCTACGTTGATAATCCTGGTTCCGGGTTGTCTGATGCTAACCGGGGTTTGGAACCGGTAGTTCTCAATTCCTTGCCGGTTTTTGTTTATTCCGACAAGACTCACCCGGAACCGCTGGAATGTGCTGTTTGTTTATCGGAATTCGAGGAGAATGAAAAGGGTCGGGTTTTACCCAAGTGTAATCACTCATTTCATTCGGAATGTATTGATATGTGGTTTCATTCTCATTCTACTTGCCCTCTTTGTCGATCTCCGGTGGAGGCAGTACTTATCGAACCGAATAATAACCGGGTTGAGGTAGCAGTAACAGTGAATGAACCGACTGAACCGGGTTCGAGTTCCGGTTTATGCAACTCTTGTGAGGAAAATAGTAGTCATTCTAATATGACGCCGTTAGGTTGCCGACGAAAAGGATTGGATCTGACCGGAGTTAGAATAGAGGTGCCAAGAAGGAACGATTTCGAAGCCGATTTGGAAATGGGAGTGAGAGTGAGTTCACCGGCGATTCAATCGAGATCACCAGCAACTCGTTTAATGTCTTTGAGAAGAATACTGAGTATGAACAGAAAAACACCCACCGGAACTAGCCATTCCCCTAGTGGGAGTTGCGCCGCCGAGTTGGATTTAGAAAGCGGCGGTAGTAATGGTGGTGGAAAAATTCAAGTCGGCGGCGAACGCATCACAACTCCGTGAGTGACAAACTCCGGCACACATCCCTAGTAATATTGAGTCACGCCGATTGTGTGAAAACAGGAGCAACAGTGACTTGACTGATAgaaaattcaatattcaattCCTATGACACGTGGCAATTTATGATGGTGACATGGCGGTATTGGAATGGAGGGATTCCCTTTTATTAGGCAGTCACGGCAGACTTTGAGGGGGTAATGTTTGACTTGTAAACTAATGGTAGGATTAGAAAAATGCAACTTGTACAGCGTTACGTGCAAGAGTCAATTACAATGTATCTATTTTCTAAATTCGTTGAATTATTTTTCCCTATTATAAAGTATTTGAAAAGCGTTGGTTCCTAATTTATGACTCATACTTGTGTAGTTGGTAAGTGGAATAGTTCAATCGTGTTAAAATATTACAATTCAATTTGCAATATCATTATTCGGAACTTGGTTACACTTTGTGTAAGCGTTAAAGAATTAATATATATCCTTTGATTACTATATTGTGCAACtgtcatattatcatttatattttgaaaaatataataatattattttcaaacgGTGAAAACTatcttaatataaatatttctaaTGCAGCTGATTCTTAAATGTGCAACATATATTGTAGTGTACTTTTTAAACGTATTTAAGAAAGGGCAAACTACATAAATTTTACTAGTTTATGTCTTAATTACTAAGATTTTTGATATTTCAAATAATACTTCTTCTACCATGTTTTAtgcttaggatacatgagtttGAATCcgtgagatacatgtatctgccgAATTTTAAAACTGAGATACATAtcttatttgtttaaattaattgattgtaattgatttccttaattagaggagtaattgagGATTTTCAGAATACATGGACAATTAATtctagaaatttaaattaatcatatcTCTTAATATAAGGCCGAAATCAAGGAgtgtatatatgtttaattaattttattttattattctttgaaataataaattcattaatttta belongs to Solanum stenotomum isolate F172 chromosome 1, ASM1918654v1, whole genome shotgun sequence and includes:
- the LOC125853819 gene encoding RING-H2 finger protein ATL2-like gives rise to the protein MDNDTPSMIHDPLIDSTGEGGYALSGKIMLSAIVILFAVVVFMVGLHLYARWYLLSQRRRELLRRRRVHHRRTHIVFYVDNPGSGLSDANRGLEPVVLNSLPVFVYSDKTHPEPLECAVCLSEFEENEKGRVLPKCNHSFHSECIDMWFHSHSTCPLCRSPVEAVLIEPNNNRVEVAVTVNEPTEPGSSSGLCNSCEENSSHSNMTPLGCRRKGLDLTGVRIEVPRRNDFEADLEMGVRVSSPAIQSRSPATRLMSLRRILSMNRKTPTGTSHSPSGSCAAELDLESGGSNGGGKIQVGGERITTP